From Thermoanaerobaculia bacterium:
CCTCTCGGGAAGCCCCGAAGCGTACCGCTATCTCAACCGATCGGCGCGGGTCTGGCCCGACCGGGCGACGCTCTCCGCGGTCCTGCGCGAGGCCGGGTTCGCCGACGTCGCCGCCGCCGCGATGACGTTCGGAATCGTGGCGCTCCACACCGCGAGGAAACCGTGACCGCGCGCGTCCTCGAAGGGACCGCCCTCGCCGCGGAGCTCCGCGCCGAAGCCGCCGCCGAAGCCGTGGAATTCGCCGCGAAGAACGGCCGCGCCCCCGGGCTGCGGGTGATCCTCGTCGGCAACGATCCCGGGTCCAGCGTCTACGTCCGCAGCAAGGAAAAGG
This genomic window contains:
- a CDS encoding tetrahydrofolate dehydrogenase/cyclohydrolase catalytic domain-containing protein, giving the protein MTARVLEGTALAAELRAEAAAEAVEFAAKNGRAPGLRVILVGNDPGSSVYVRSKEK